In Corythoichthys intestinalis isolate RoL2023-P3 chromosome 4, ASM3026506v1, whole genome shotgun sequence, a genomic segment contains:
- the irx1a gene encoding iroquois-class homeodomain protein IRX-1a: MSFPQLGYPQYLSASQAVYGSERTGVLTPSSRGGSTEIGGSPSATAAAVTSVLGMYANPYAHNYSAFLPYTSADLALFSQMGSQYDLKDSPGVHPASFAAHTSPAFYPYGQFQYGDPARPKNATRESTSTLKAWLNEHRKNPYPTKGEKIMLAIITKMTLTQVSTWFANARRRLKKENKVTWGSRSKEDGEDGNLFGSGDEAEKNEDEEEIDLESIDIDKIDDNDGDQSNEDDDDKSTDGGTRDHRGDGDAGGELDSLEKRRAFSLQGHEALDKSKSSISLHPGCKDNSENNNTTRVLSPDRPGGFPLPSNNKPKIWSLAETATTPDSSAQKPTSPSGPVGPSHPHIQAHPAFLPSHGLYTCQIGKFHNWTNGAFLGQNSLLNVRSFLGNHHHHHQHQNHHLAAQQQQQPTSVVVSPVAAPLSQENKTPMDSPKHIEHEHGVRCDSPPTPTLKPSFRPLHDRSSRSPQDATQRVLTALSSA; the protein is encoded by the exons ATGTCTTTCCCCCAGCTTGGCTACCCGCAGTACTTAAGTGCCTCCCAGGCGGTTTACGGGAGCGAGAGGACGGGAGTGCTAACACCTTCCTCCCGGGGAGGGAGCACCGAAATCGGAGGGAGTCCTTCAGCTACCGCTGCGGCTGTCACCTCGGTGTTGGGCATGTACGCCAACCCGTACGCTCATAACTACAGCGCTTTCTTACCTTACACCAGCGCGGATCTGGCGCTTTTCTCCCAAATG GGATCCCAATATGATCTGAAGGACAGTCCTGGCGTTCACCCGGCCAGTTTTGCAGCTCACACCTCTCCTGCCTTCTACCCATACGGTCAGTTCCAGTACGGGGACCCGGCAAGGCCTAAGAATGCCACAAGGGAGAGCACCAGCACCCTAAAAGCCTGGCTCAACGAGCACAGAAAGAACCCTTACCCGACGAAAGGTGAGAAGATCATGCTGGCAATCATCACCAAGATGACCCTAACGCAGGTCTCCACCTGGTTCGCTAATGCAAGGAGGAGATTGAAGAAGGAGAACAAGGTGACATGGGGGAGCAGGAGCAAAGAGGACGGAGAAGATGGCAATTTATTTGGCAGCGGAGACGAAGCAGAGAAAAATGAGGATGAGGAGGAGATTGACTTGGAGAGTATAGATATAGACAAAATAGACGATAATGACGGGGATCAGAGTAACGAGGATGACGATGATAAATCCACCGACGGGGGCACTAGAGACCACAGAGGCGATGGAGACGCAGGTGGAGAGCTGGACAGCTTGGAGAAAAGACGGGCCTTCTCCTTGCAGGGCCACGAGGCCTTGGACAAATCAAAAAGCTCGATTTCACTACATCCGGGCTGTAAAGACAACTCAGAGAATAACAATACAACAAGAGTACTATCTCCGGACAGACCTGGAGGCTTTCCCTTGCCCTCGAACAATAAACCCAAAATATGGTCATTAGCAGAAACCGCCACAACCCCTGACTCTTCAGCCCAGAAACCCACGTCCCCTTCTGGTCCGGTGGGCCCCTCTCACCCACATATACAGGCACACCCCGCCTTCCTCCCCAGCCACGGACTGTACACTTGCCAAATTGGAAAGTTCCACAACTGGACGAACGGTGCATTTCTGGGCCAGAACTCCCTGCTCAATGTGAGATCCTTTCTGGGGAACCACCATCACCATCATCAGCACCAGAACCACCACCTTGCGGCCCAGCAACAGCAGCAACCGACTTCAGTGGTGGTGTCTCCGGTAGCAGCTCCCCTCAGCCAAGAGAACAAGACCCCAATGGACAGCCCCAAACACATAG AACACGAACATGGTGTACGGTGTGATTCGCCTCCAACACCAACATTGAAGCCTTCTTTTCGACCCCTTCATGACAG ATCGTCAAGGAGTCCACAAGACGCTACGCAACGGGTCCTCACTGCTCTCTCTTCtgcttga